From Thermoanaerobacter uzonensis DSM 18761:
TGAATACATCAAAGAACACATAAAGAGGAAAATTGTGGTAGTTGGTGCCACAACAGGAACAGATGCCCACACCGTCGGACTGGATGCCATTATGAATATGAAGGGATATGCAGGTCATTATGGGCTTGAGAGGTATGAGATGATAGAAGCCCATAATCTTGGGAGCCAAGTTCCCAACGAGGAATTTGTTAAAAAGGCGATAGAACTCAAAGCAGATGCGCTTTTGATTTCTCAAACAGTTACACAAAAGGACATTCACATAAAAAATTTGACTCATCTTGTAGAGCTTCTTGAAGCAGAGGGAATAAGAGATAAGGTGTTGCTAATATGTGGCGGCCCTAGAATAACTCATGAGCTTGCAAAGGAATTAGGGTATGATGCAGGTTTTGGACCAGGTAAATATGCTGATGATGTGGCGACGTTTATAGTAACTGAAATGGTCAAAAGAGGAATAAAAGGCTTAAGAGATATATAAAAGAAGGAGGCTATAAACACAGCCTCCTTCAGACTGTAGACAAACTTTCGTAAAGGAGATATTTTGCATAAGGAGTGACTTGTGACAAAGCGGCAACAAAACTTAGCAAGACCGAGGGTGGAGGTAGGGCCGAAGCCAAGGATGGCGGAGGCGGGCACCTTAAGGCAAGGAAGCCGATTGTGCCCGGTACCCTGCCGGAGCCCGAAGGTCGAGCTTAGTTTTGTCGCTTTGGAACATCGGAGCGACGATGCAAAATATCTCCTTTTGAATATTTTTTTGCTTTGTCAACGAACTGAGGAGGCTATAAAACACAGCCTCCTTTTATTTTTGTATTTTTTTATTGTTTTATACTACCCAATTTCCTTTTATTAGAATGCGTGCAGAACCGCCAACGAGTACTTTGATATCTTTATCTTTTTTCACTAATTTTGCATATATTTTTGATGGTCTTCCCATGCTTTCACCCTGATGGATTAAATAAATTTTATCCAACTCATTAATTACATTATGAAGGTATAGATAATAAGTCAAAGCTCCATTTGCTGTTCCTGTTGCAGCTTCTTCATTTATTCCATAAAGAGGTGCAAAGTCTCGACAGTCAGCCACAGCTTCTTTTTTGTCAAGAGTGAAAACATGAATGCTTACGGCGTTTTTTTCTTTTGTGAGTTCTGCTATGGCAGAGTAATCAGGATTTATTTCAAAAAGTGCTTTTTTTGTTTTAACAGGTACTATTATGTCCCAAAGGCCTGTAGAAACTAATTGAGGTTTTAAATTATATAGGGAATCTCCGATCATTTCTGGAGCAATATTTAATGCTTGTGAAATTCTTAAGATATTTTCTTCGCTGTCTAATATTTCTCCTGCTTCTGGTGCCGCTTGCTCTAACATAATTTTGTCTTCCTCAATGTATACAGGCAAATCTCCTGCTAAAGTATGCATGGTAACTACAGTATTTGGTTTAACAAAGTTAAGCTCTTTTAAAACTGTGAAAGATGCGATTGTCGCATGGCCACATAAAGCGACTTCTGAAGTGGGTGTAAAGAAGCGGATGTTGTAACTATCATTTGTCAGTTTTTCTAAAAAAGCTGTTTCTGAATATCTTAGTTCGGTAGCCAGATTTTGCATAAATTTTTCATCCACTTTTTCGCCTTTTTCTAACAATACTACTCCTGCAGGATTGCCACTAAATTCTTTGTTTGTAAAAGCATCGACAATAAAAATTTGCATAAAAAGTCCCCCTCTAAATATTAATTTATTTCGAATAATTATAATATAGCACAGTAGTTAAAGTTTTCAAGTTTCCATTTGTATACGATAGTGTCAAGATACTGTAGGATATTTTTAAGACAACCCCTGTAACTTACTTAATTCAGGGCTTCGTCTTATCATGTTCTTTATATGACTTGCGCGTATTTTATTGCTCTTAAAATCCTATATATTGGCGTTACTTTCCCTATATTCAAAACTGTAATATTATTTATCTTTTCATTTGTAGACGTTTTAATTCTCCTTACCGCCTCTTTTATTTGCTTCTTCGTTAATTTGTAACTTTCTGCATTTATATTCTCTCTCTTACCCCATTCTATTTCTCTTAGATCTCCTCCATTCTTGCTGAATACTCTTAATTTCGCCATTAACTTTA
This genomic window contains:
- the kamE gene encoding lysine 5,6-aminomutase subunit beta, yielding MSSGLYSTERKDYDKTLDLTKVKPYGDTMNDGKVQLSFTLPVPDGEKAVEAAKQLVKKMGLENPMVVYHTPLDKDFTFFIIYGSLIHTVDYTSIHVETIDIKTMTMEEVNEYIKEHIKRKIVVVGATTGTDAHTVGLDAIMNMKGYAGHYGLERYEMIEAHNLGSQVPNEEFVKKAIELKADALLISQTVTQKDIHIKNLTHLVELLEAEGIRDKVLLICGGPRITHELAKELGYDAGFGPGKYADDVATFIVTEMVKRGIKGLRDI
- a CDS encoding PhzF family phenazine biosynthesis protein codes for the protein MQIFIVDAFTNKEFSGNPAGVVLLEKGEKVDEKFMQNLATELRYSETAFLEKLTNDSYNIRFFTPTSEVALCGHATIASFTVLKELNFVKPNTVVTMHTLAGDLPVYIEEDKIMLEQAAPEAGEILDSEENILRISQALNIAPEMIGDSLYNLKPQLVSTGLWDIIVPVKTKKALFEINPDYSAIAELTKEKNAVSIHVFTLDKKEAVADCRDFAPLYGINEEAATGTANGALTYYLYLHNVINELDKIYLIHQGESMGRPSKIYAKLVKKDKDIKVLVGGSARILIKGNWVV